The following proteins are co-located in the Lentibacillus sp. JNUCC-1 genome:
- a CDS encoding ATP-binding protein, giving the protein MQFVKAHIFGFGNWIDETIDLSNRDFICLYGENEAGKSTLQAFLLFMLFGFPPKKRAFYQPKASSRMGGRLTVKDSDHQLYTIERMHHVRNGAAVCEMENGEIYQEDWLKAQLNGMTQATYESIFSFSALDLTEIRNMKAEDLGDVLLGVGLTGSSGIQRIEKKLENEMGEWFKPTGKNPVINKQLRHLDDLKKNISELKETEETYRDKKQSLDASVISFRELKEHVKTFHDKRQMLERQVEALPLLRDYDACLRDLEAFPEEIRFPDNGTERFERLADQLLPLRGEYAALEKTKTQYKNILSQLKAEKCSEEHLQTVRYLLEQQNIRSDLHRQIKRQSDQIEQLHHQIEAELKSLSLDLGQEELVHIELPFGTEKRWQSLKERHMELDSEEQNLQEQHLILLREQEVLEQDQEKLTRQLLDEKEVRKLKALIDEDDAHNTAETLLQQTNKQQDQWQQMKQKRLKRLSITLWSALTIGAAVAFAGLFMTNTVMLFTAGLIWVFGIGQYIFGNRSLNDMSEMFSTNNGHDGRTALSEAERAQFEADLTRHNEAQDALKDLKAAEKTNHLEWLKWDERKNTFDIQKSQQSQAEAVEKQTYPFLGQVDITYWPELYLTLRHMLSRFEEKTILIEERTATEQKSYELHSQASAFYKEKGWPFSKEKTNVAAELSAYLDEQRNIENRIDSYIVSIEDHQTALDALKEKMQTYENEQAQLFRQAGVSEEEDFWEKASKFESKQQLKHHLKSITDQLSNRFSKEEQHYLYTEASRDEKKWQQEFEVLQVQQEGLEERLEQERSNQSQLYAELKQMESAETLSQRQHQFNSEQEELRRQAERWAVLATAKGVLNDAKRTFREKYMDKIMRQTTLYFKTLTDGRYSNVFAPEKGELFRVEQQDGMRFNVTELSQGTLDQLYVSLRLAIGSVISDAHNFPYMIDDAFVHFDAVRTRQVLGLLQKISSQQQIILFTCKKEIVQTVKKEKTVYLNESVRIANNLVIE; this is encoded by the coding sequence ATGCAATTTGTTAAAGCGCATATTTTCGGGTTTGGTAATTGGATTGATGAAACGATTGATCTGTCCAATCGAGATTTTATTTGCCTATATGGCGAAAATGAAGCCGGTAAATCTACATTGCAGGCGTTTTTGCTGTTTATGCTTTTTGGATTTCCCCCGAAGAAAAGGGCGTTTTATCAGCCGAAAGCAAGCAGCCGCATGGGTGGGCGATTGACAGTGAAGGATTCAGATCACCAATTATACACCATCGAACGGATGCACCATGTACGTAACGGTGCAGCGGTTTGCGAAATGGAAAATGGGGAAATCTATCAGGAAGACTGGTTAAAAGCGCAATTAAATGGCATGACTCAAGCGACATATGAATCTATTTTCTCCTTTTCAGCCTTGGATTTGACAGAAATTCGCAATATGAAAGCAGAAGATCTTGGAGATGTACTTTTAGGGGTTGGTCTTACAGGATCCTCAGGCATACAGCGTATTGAGAAAAAACTAGAAAACGAAATGGGAGAATGGTTTAAGCCAACAGGAAAAAATCCGGTCATTAACAAACAGCTGAGACACTTGGACGACCTTAAGAAAAACATCTCTGAACTCAAAGAAACTGAAGAAACGTACCGAGATAAAAAACAAAGCTTAGACGCGTCTGTAATCTCGTTTCGAGAGTTAAAAGAACACGTAAAAACCTTTCATGACAAACGTCAAATGTTGGAGAGACAAGTGGAAGCTCTGCCGCTTTTAAGAGATTATGATGCATGCTTGAGAGACTTGGAGGCGTTCCCTGAAGAAATCCGATTTCCTGATAACGGCACAGAGCGCTTTGAAAGATTGGCAGACCAGCTGCTTCCATTGAGAGGTGAATATGCCGCGCTTGAAAAGACCAAGACACAATATAAAAACATTCTAAGTCAGTTGAAAGCAGAGAAGTGCTCTGAAGAACACCTTCAAACAGTTCGATATCTTCTTGAACAGCAAAATATAAGGAGTGATCTGCACCGGCAGATTAAGAGACAAAGCGATCAAATTGAGCAACTGCATCATCAGATTGAAGCCGAACTCAAGTCACTCAGCCTTGATCTTGGTCAAGAAGAACTGGTCCATATAGAACTGCCTTTTGGAACAGAAAAACGTTGGCAGTCCTTAAAAGAAAGACATATGGAGCTGGATTCAGAAGAACAAAACCTTCAAGAGCAACATCTAATACTGCTTCGCGAACAAGAAGTGCTGGAGCAAGATCAGGAGAAACTGACGCGTCAGCTGCTTGATGAGAAAGAGGTAAGGAAACTTAAGGCTTTGATTGATGAGGATGATGCACACAATACCGCAGAAACGTTACTTCAGCAGACGAACAAGCAACAGGATCAGTGGCAGCAAATGAAACAGAAACGTCTGAAACGTTTATCCATAACACTTTGGTCCGCGCTTACCATCGGGGCTGCTGTAGCTTTTGCTGGGCTATTTATGACCAATACCGTGATGTTGTTTACTGCAGGATTGATATGGGTCTTCGGAATTGGTCAATACATCTTTGGTAATCGATCTTTAAATGATATGTCTGAGATGTTTTCAACAAACAATGGTCATGACGGCCGTACAGCATTGTCTGAAGCTGAACGTGCTCAATTTGAAGCTGATCTCACACGGCATAATGAAGCTCAAGATGCACTTAAAGACCTTAAAGCTGCTGAGAAAACCAATCACTTGGAATGGCTTAAATGGGATGAAAGAAAGAACACCTTTGACATTCAAAAAAGCCAGCAGAGTCAAGCCGAGGCAGTGGAGAAACAAACGTATCCGTTCCTGGGACAAGTTGATATCACTTATTGGCCGGAACTATATTTGACACTTCGCCATATGTTATCACGTTTTGAGGAAAAAACGATACTTATTGAGGAACGTACAGCCACAGAACAGAAATCCTATGAACTTCATTCTCAGGCATCCGCATTTTATAAAGAAAAGGGCTGGCCTTTTTCAAAGGAGAAAACAAACGTTGCGGCTGAGTTGTCAGCTTATCTTGACGAACAACGCAATATAGAAAATCGGATTGATTCTTACATTGTTTCCATAGAAGATCATCAAACCGCTCTTGATGCACTTAAGGAAAAAATGCAAACGTATGAGAATGAGCAAGCACAATTGTTTAGACAAGCCGGGGTGTCAGAGGAAGAAGACTTTTGGGAAAAGGCAAGCAAATTTGAATCCAAACAACAGTTAAAGCATCATTTGAAAAGTATTACGGACCAGTTATCGAATCGTTTTTCCAAGGAAGAACAGCATTATTTGTATACTGAAGCTTCACGTGACGAAAAGAAATGGCAGCAGGAATTCGAAGTTTTGCAGGTACAGCAGGAAGGGTTGGAAGAGAGGCTCGAACAGGAACGTTCAAACCAATCGCAGTTGTACGCTGAATTGAAGCAAATGGAATCCGCTGAAACCTTATCCCAACGCCAACATCAGTTTAACAGTGAGCAGGAGGAATTAAGAAGACAAGCTGAGAGATGGGCGGTGCTCGCAACTGCAAAAGGTGTGCTTAATGACGCTAAGCGCACGTTTCGTGAGAAGTATATGGATAAAATAATGCGCCAGACAACGTTATACTTTAAGACTTTAACGGACGGGCGATATTCAAATGTGTTTGCTCCTGAAAAGGGTGAACTGTTTCGTGTAGAACAGCAGGATGGTATGCGCTTTAATGTGACAGAATTATCTCAAGGCACCCTTGATCAGTTATATGTCTCTTTGCGGCTTGCGATCGGCTCTGTTATAAGCGATGCACACAATTTTCCTTATATGATTGACGATGCCTTCGTTCACTTTGACGCAGTTCGTACGCGTCAGGTGCTGGGTCTACTTCAAAAAATCAGCTCACAACAACAAATTATACTATTCACCTGTAAAAAAGAAATTGTACAAACTGTTAAAAAAGAAAAGACAGTTTACTTGAACGAATCCGTTCGCATTGCTAATAATTTAGTGATAGAATAG
- a CDS encoding metallophosphoesterase family protein, whose translation MAETHISFIHAADLHLDSPFKGLGEAPNSVLQDVRESTFKALQNLVIAAIEHEVDFVLISGDVFDQDHQSLKAQVRLRTAFETLEKHGINVYMLYGNHDYTSGNKYPVTYPENVYIFPDEEVRSIVFHKKGIPLAAIYGFSYEHRSVTENKTGSYYKEDPSIPYHIAMLHGSLASNTEHDVYAPFQLKDMMEVEMDYWALGHIHKREILHTDPAIVYPGNTQGRSRKETGEKGCYYVKMTPNDVNLTFMPLNTVTFREVHVATGECDTIFHLEEAISSALTDRIDHTHQLIYLSLSSTNRLLDTWEQDGRLSECMELINEKMTSDSPWQYIYQYRLTTHISYEDLYQGSHFAGELLRELDEAPVQSYLDDLYRHRHARKYLKPINSETEQALKEKAKQWLVQALFSEGRQ comes from the coding sequence ATGGCTGAAACGCATATTTCATTTATCCATGCAGCCGACCTGCATTTGGACAGTCCGTTTAAGGGGCTGGGAGAAGCGCCAAACTCAGTGCTTCAAGACGTGCGGGAGAGTACATTTAAGGCACTTCAAAATCTTGTAATTGCAGCGATTGAGCATGAAGTAGACTTTGTGTTGATTTCAGGAGATGTGTTTGACCAAGACCATCAATCTTTAAAGGCCCAGGTCAGGTTACGGACAGCCTTTGAAACCCTCGAAAAACATGGGATTAATGTTTACATGTTATATGGGAATCATGATTATACAAGCGGAAATAAATATCCAGTGACATATCCTGAAAATGTTTATATATTTCCAGATGAAGAAGTTCGGAGCATTGTTTTTCATAAAAAAGGAATACCACTCGCAGCAATATACGGATTCAGTTACGAACATCGCTCAGTAACCGAGAACAAAACAGGTTCTTATTACAAAGAAGATCCCTCTATCCCCTACCATATCGCTATGCTGCACGGTAGTCTGGCATCCAATACAGAGCATGATGTTTATGCACCTTTTCAATTAAAGGATATGATGGAGGTGGAGATGGATTACTGGGCTCTTGGGCATATTCACAAACGAGAAATTTTACACACAGATCCGGCTATTGTGTACCCTGGGAACACCCAAGGCCGGAGCCGCAAAGAAACGGGGGAGAAAGGGTGTTATTATGTAAAAATGACGCCTAATGACGTGAACCTTACCTTTATGCCACTCAACACAGTGACTTTTAGGGAAGTTCATGTTGCAACTGGTGAGTGTGATACCATTTTCCACCTGGAAGAAGCCATTTCATCTGCTCTCACTGACCGCATAGATCACACACACCAGCTGATATATCTATCCCTTTCAAGTACAAACCGTTTACTGGACACCTGGGAACAGGATGGACGGCTTTCAGAATGTATGGAGCTGATTAATGAAAAGATGACGTCCGATTCTCCATGGCAGTACATATACCAATATCGTCTGACAACACACATCTCATATGAAGACCTGTATCAAGGCTCCCATTTTGCAGGGGAGCTTTTACGAGAATTAGATGAGGCTCCCGTACAATCGTATTTAGATGATTTATATCGTCATCGCCATGCCAGAAAATACTTGAAGCCAATTAATTCAGAAACAGAGCAGGCACTTAAAGAAAAAGCGAAACAGTGGCTTGTTCAGGCACTTTTTTCTGAGGGGAGGCAATAA
- a CDS encoding YhzD family protein, with protein sequence MQTYALTVFEKNGDLLLDESFTAANDDEAKVIGAKRLEEEGLNDKTHRCVSPDAKLILFHR encoded by the coding sequence ATGCAAACTTATGCTTTGACGGTTTTCGAAAAAAATGGAGACTTACTGCTCGACGAATCTTTCACTGCAGCTAATGATGACGAAGCAAAAGTAATTGGTGCCAAGAGACTTGAGGAAGAAGGGTTGAACGACAAAACACATCGTTGCGTCTCACCAGATGCAAAACTCATCCTGTTTCACAGATAA
- the ltrA gene encoding group II intron reverse transcriptase/maturase, translating into MLDRILSRENLINALKRVERNKGSHGVDGMPVQNLRAHVMKHWTSLRKEIQEGSYRPQPVRRVEIPKPNGGKRKLGIPTVLDRFIQQAIAQVLTEEYDSTFSKHSYGFRPNKRGHDAVREARQYMKEGYRWVVDMDLEKFFDKVNHDRLMRTLNKRIEDPHLLKLIRRYLQAGIMEEGLVRPNTEGAPQGGPLSPLLSNIVLDELDKELEKRGLRFVRYADDCNIYVKSRRAGLRVMENITQFIESKLKLKVNVEKSAVDRPWRRKFLGFSFTFHKDHPKIRIPKESIKRFKQRVRALTSRRKSMNMTDRIEKLNRYLVGWLGYYQLAETPTTFNKLDAWIRRRLRMIRWKEWKLVKTKYKNLVKYGVKKEKAWEWANTRKAYWRIAKSPILHKALGDQYWSIQGLKSLLKRYQTLRWT; encoded by the coding sequence ATGTTGGATCGAATTCTATCACGGGAAAACTTAATAAACGCACTAAAACGCGTTGAACGTAATAAAGGCAGTCATGGTGTAGATGGAATGCCCGTACAAAACCTACGAGCGCATGTCATGAAACATTGGACAAGCCTGCGAAAAGAAATCCAAGAGGGGTCTTATCGTCCTCAACCTGTCCGTCGTGTCGAAATCCCGAAACCAAACGGCGGGAAGAGGAAGTTAGGCATCCCAACCGTGTTGGATAGATTCATCCAACAAGCAATTGCACAAGTTCTCACTGAAGAATACGACTCAACGTTCTCGAAACACAGTTATGGATTTAGACCAAACAAGCGAGGACATGATGCCGTAAGAGAAGCAAGGCAATACATGAAAGAAGGCTACCGTTGGGTCGTTGACATGGACCTAGAGAAATTCTTCGATAAAGTCAACCACGATCGTTTGATGCGCACATTGAACAAACGTATTGAGGACCCACATCTATTGAAGCTGATTCGAAGATACCTGCAGGCAGGTATTATGGAAGAGGGTTTAGTGCGTCCTAATACAGAAGGAGCTCCGCAAGGTGGTCCGCTCAGTCCACTACTTTCCAATATCGTCTTAGATGAGTTGGACAAGGAATTGGAGAAAAGAGGACTCCGTTTCGTCCGCTATGCGGACGACTGTAATATATACGTCAAATCAAGACGTGCAGGGTTGCGTGTAATGGAAAATATTACACAATTTATTGAAAGTAAACTCAAGCTGAAGGTCAACGTAGAGAAAAGTGCGGTGGATCGCCCATGGAGACGTAAATTTCTGGGGTTTTCCTTCACGTTTCACAAAGATCACCCGAAAATCCGGATACCCAAAGAGAGTATCAAACGCTTCAAACAACGTGTCCGGGCTCTTACATCCAGAAGAAAATCCATGAATATGACAGATAGAATCGAGAAACTCAATCGATATTTGGTGGGCTGGCTTGGTTATTATCAACTGGCAGAAACGCCAACCACATTCAACAAACTGGATGCCTGGATTCGAAGAAGACTGCGAATGATTAGGTGGAAAGAATGGAAGCTAGTCAAAACGAAGTACAAGAATCTTGTGAAATACGGCGTGAAGAAAGAGAAAGCGTGGGAATGGGCCAACACAAGAAAGGCTTATTGGCGGATTGCCAAAAGCCCCATCTTGCATAAAGCCCTTGGTGACCAATACTGGTCAATCCAAGGGCTTAAGAGTCTGCTTAAACGATATCAAACGTTGCGTTGGACTTAA
- a CDS encoding enoyl-CoA hydratase-related protein, which yields MNTVLLESKKGVSYISLNRPKSYNALNVEMLNELLDVIKQVEKNDDHVVMIFGEGKAFSAGGDVSMLQHDFADEELYDNVMDTIEDIMRRLYMLPKIVISAVDGPAAGLGMSLALAGDYVVANSKSRLGMLFLGVGLVPDGGGHFWLKERLGTVAAKKFIWSMEQVVASDAEEMGLVDIVSDKPAVERAEQVVKHILVAPIQTMLKTKKIYHEQKLNELKHYLAEEREAQRILRRSENHQEGVKAFIEKRAPVFNNNL from the coding sequence ATGAATACTGTTTTATTGGAAAGTAAAAAGGGTGTTTCTTATATTTCTCTCAATCGGCCCAAGAGCTATAACGCTTTAAATGTTGAGATGCTGAATGAACTGTTGGATGTCATTAAACAAGTGGAAAAAAACGATGATCATGTAGTGATGATCTTCGGGGAAGGCAAGGCGTTTTCAGCTGGCGGTGATGTAAGCATGTTGCAGCATGACTTTGCTGATGAAGAATTATATGATAACGTCATGGACACCATTGAAGACATCATGAGACGGTTGTATATGCTGCCTAAAATTGTGATTAGTGCAGTTGACGGGCCTGCAGCGGGTTTGGGTATGAGTCTCGCTTTAGCAGGGGATTATGTTGTAGCGAATTCAAAGTCACGGCTGGGCATGCTGTTTTTAGGTGTTGGGCTTGTTCCAGATGGCGGCGGTCACTTCTGGCTTAAGGAAAGACTTGGCACTGTGGCTGCTAAGAAATTTATCTGGAGCATGGAACAAGTAGTGGCCAGCGATGCAGAAGAGATGGGCTTGGTTGATATAGTATCCGATAAGCCTGCAGTCGAGCGTGCAGAACAAGTGGTCAAGCATATTCTTGTTGCACCAATTCAAACGATGCTTAAGACAAAGAAGATCTACCATGAACAGAAGTTGAATGAACTCAAACATTACCTGGCAGAAGAAAGGGAAGCCCAGCGCATATTGAGACGTTCTGAAAATCATCAAGAAGGTGTTAAGGCATTCATCGAAAAACGTGCGCCTGTTTTTAACAATAACTTGTAA
- the crcB gene encoding fluoride efflux transporter CrcB has translation MIMTGIGGAFGAVFRYTLASLINRNMEHRTFIPVGTWFVNAVGSFTLGALYSLHVNQVITDPLWFLLGVGFCGAFTTFSTFGHETITLLQLKKTYAAASYVAGSVIVCTLAAWLGMHIFA, from the coding sequence ATGATTATGACCGGTATCGGCGGTGCGTTCGGTGCGGTCTTCAGATACACTCTGGCAAGTTTAATCAACCGTAACATGGAACACCGTACTTTTATTCCCGTTGGAACTTGGTTTGTCAATGCCGTTGGATCGTTTACCCTCGGGGCTTTGTACAGCCTTCACGTGAATCAGGTCATAACCGACCCACTATGGTTCTTGCTTGGAGTTGGCTTTTGCGGAGCTTTTACGACATTCTCCACGTTTGGTCATGAAACCATTACTCTATTACAATTGAAGAAAACATATGCAGCAGCTTCATACGTAGCAGGTTCGGTTATCGTTTGTACTCTGGCTGCGTGGTTGGGAATGCATATTTTCGCGTAA
- the crcB gene encoding fluoride efflux transporter CrcB, translating into MKQLLLVMAGGTIGAVLRYGIGAFVSYDAFPYATLLVNMLGCFLLGWLLTLGKVKKKLHPDWSLLLGTGLLGSFTTFSAFSFETVQLLENDMIGRALIYVTLSIGAGLILAYAGVKLALRDGGEKA; encoded by the coding sequence ATGAAGCAACTATTATTGGTTATGGCTGGCGGAACGATCGGAGCTGTGTTGCGTTATGGGATAGGCGCTTTTGTTTCCTACGATGCATTTCCATATGCAACGCTTCTGGTTAATATGTTGGGCTGTTTTTTGCTCGGATGGCTTTTAACACTGGGAAAAGTTAAAAAGAAGTTGCATCCGGACTGGAGTCTCCTGCTGGGTACTGGCCTGCTTGGATCATTTACAACATTTTCCGCATTTTCATTTGAAACGGTACAGCTGCTGGAAAACGATATGATCGGTCGCGCATTGATTTATGTGACTCTTTCCATTGGGGCTGGGCTTATACTTGCTTACGCGGGTGTTAAACTTGCCCTTAGAGACGGAGGTGAAAAAGCATGA
- a CDS encoding diaminopimelate dehydrogenase, which translates to MNRLIRAGIVGYGQVGRGVEIALKQQRDMTLGAVFTRRRPNVIKPYFSDTVVRDYNDMALYEDDIDVMIVCAQSKADLPEMSPHVASMFNMVDSYDIHAEIVEHLDAVDAAAEKGGKTAIIGVGWDPGIFSMQRLLGEVLLPNGQTDTFWGEGLSQGHTAAVKDVAGVTDAVQYTIPNQDALEAARSGRKLSFNATERHERMCYVVADNPSEEKRIAHEIKTMPHYFADYRTTVHFISLDELRTNHHQKKHGGHVIRSGYTEKSHHQYVELTAKFDSNPEFTGSVMAAYARAACLMQSNRQTGAKTVFDIPLTYLTSRPIRDVIREML; encoded by the coding sequence ATGAACAGACTGATACGTGCAGGGATTGTCGGATATGGTCAAGTGGGAAGAGGCGTAGAAATTGCATTGAAGCAACAGAGAGATATGACGCTCGGGGCAGTATTTACGCGAAGGCGGCCTAATGTGATTAAACCTTATTTTAGCGATACAGTTGTAAGAGATTACAATGACATGGCATTGTATGAAGATGATATTGATGTCATGATTGTTTGTGCACAATCAAAAGCAGATCTTCCTGAGATGAGTCCGCATGTTGCTTCCATGTTTAATATGGTTGATAGCTATGATATCCATGCTGAAATTGTTGAGCACCTTGATGCAGTGGATGCAGCTGCTGAGAAGGGCGGGAAAACCGCGATTATTGGAGTGGGGTGGGACCCGGGGATTTTCTCCATGCAGCGTCTGTTGGGAGAAGTCTTGCTTCCGAACGGTCAAACAGATACGTTCTGGGGTGAGGGGTTGAGTCAAGGACATACTGCTGCTGTAAAGGATGTTGCTGGCGTGACAGATGCTGTTCAGTATACAATTCCTAATCAAGATGCATTAGAAGCGGCGCGGTCGGGCAGAAAATTATCGTTTAACGCGACAGAACGGCATGAAAGGATGTGTTATGTAGTGGCTGACAATCCAAGCGAAGAAAAAAGAATTGCCCATGAGATCAAGACAATGCCGCATTATTTCGCTGATTACCGAACGACGGTTCATTTTATCAGCTTGGATGAATTAAGAACAAATCATCATCAAAAAAAGCATGGCGGTCACGTAATCAGGTCTGGTTATACAGAGAAATCACACCATCAATATGTAGAGTTGACCGCAAAATTTGACAGTAATCCCGAATTTACTGGGAGTGTGATGGCTGCTTATGCCCGTGCCGCCTGTCTTATGCAATCAAATAGGCAAACAGGTGCAAAAACTGTTTTCGATATTCCGCTTACTTATTTAACCTCCCGTCCAATCCGCGATGTAATCCGAGAGATGCTTTAA
- a CDS encoding GGDEF domain-containing protein produces the protein MIIKDLFTNLAIIVAMLFLYTQFINKHPLNRQSAFREKVIAGFLGGLLGFVLMFFSMNIDTTIIDLRHIPVVLMSYYGGPVPALTAAFVIIAGRLLIGFNLSSVFGILFILLTTGFSIFIMKQHLAKKFKLLSIMTFSNIIFTSLVAILIKPTDLVIIIPAFWLISYLAGFIAFYVAEFLLNSHILYTKYMNEAKIDGLTGLNNHRSFDHTFNQLIEHANEKHPISLLYIDIDFFKQVNDTYGHSEGDLVLQELGMILARSVRSTDIVSRKGGEEFTIILTECPLAYAQDIAESIRQAVEAEPFLLSSGTKIYLTVSIGVATFPETTQNAYHLIEDADHALYNAKQTGRNKVSSIDTVHNTKETQR, from the coding sequence TTGATAATTAAAGATTTATTTACCAACTTGGCTATCATTGTAGCTATGCTTTTCCTTTATACACAATTTATTAATAAACATCCGCTTAACAGGCAGTCCGCTTTTAGAGAAAAAGTCATTGCCGGCTTTCTCGGTGGGCTGCTTGGATTTGTGCTGATGTTTTTCAGTATGAATATTGATACAACTATTATAGATTTGCGGCATATCCCAGTTGTCTTGATGTCATACTACGGAGGCCCGGTCCCAGCTCTTACTGCGGCATTTGTGATCATTGCGGGCCGTCTCTTGATCGGATTCAATTTATCAAGTGTGTTTGGTATCCTGTTCATCCTGTTGACAACAGGGTTTTCGATTTTCATTATGAAACAGCACCTTGCCAAAAAATTTAAGCTCTTAAGCATTATGACTTTTTCTAACATCATATTTACAAGCCTAGTCGCTATCTTAATTAAGCCGACTGATCTTGTGATTATCATACCCGCATTTTGGCTGATTTCATATCTGGCCGGTTTTATTGCTTTTTATGTTGCTGAGTTTTTGCTGAACTCTCATATACTTTATACAAAGTATATGAATGAGGCTAAAATAGATGGACTTACGGGGTTAAATAACCATCGCAGCTTTGACCACACGTTCAACCAGTTAATTGAGCATGCTAATGAAAAACATCCTATTTCACTTCTTTATATTGACATCGACTTTTTCAAGCAGGTTAATGATACATACGGCCATAGCGAAGGGGATCTGGTTCTGCAAGAGCTTGGCATGATTCTGGCCCGCTCGGTCCGTTCTACTGATATTGTAAGCCGCAAAGGCGGTGAAGAATTTACAATAATACTCACAGAATGTCCGTTAGCATATGCACAAGATATTGCAGAATCAATTCGCCAAGCTGTTGAAGCCGAGCCTTTCTTACTCAGTTCGGGAACAAAAATTTATTTAACCGTTTCAATAGGAGTAGCAACATTTCCTGAAACGACCCAAAACGCCTATCATTTAATTGAAGACGCAGATCATGCTTTATATAACGCTAAGCAAACCGGACGAAACAAAGTCTCTTCAATAGATACCGTTCATAATACGAAAGAAACACAACGCTGA
- a CDS encoding DUF1028 domain-containing protein gives MTFSIAGYDPETGELGVAVQSKFLGVGSVVPWAKSGVGAVATQSYANPAYGPMGLDLLEQDKSAQETIDILTSQDEGRAYRQVGIVDSNGNAATFTGEHCYNWAGGRTGKHYAAQGNILVDENTVDKMAETFERTSGSLADRLLAALAAGQEAGGDKRGQQSAALYVVKKHGGYLGVNDHYIDLRVDDHSEPINELQRIYLLHQLYFGVTQPDDVLLVKDEIKNDVAFHLRRLGYISSNKIDESRLIEALTAFIHKENFENRELKEGQIDAKVLGFLKSKQETQR, from the coding sequence ATGACTTTTTCAATTGCAGGGTATGATCCCGAAACAGGTGAACTCGGTGTGGCTGTTCAATCAAAGTTTCTGGGGGTTGGTTCGGTAGTACCGTGGGCAAAATCTGGTGTTGGTGCAGTGGCCACACAATCCTATGCCAATCCCGCCTATGGACCCATGGGACTGGACCTTTTGGAACAGGATAAAAGTGCCCAGGAGACGATCGACATTTTAACATCTCAGGATGAGGGCCGTGCTTATCGTCAGGTTGGTATTGTCGATTCAAACGGGAACGCTGCGACCTTTACTGGTGAACATTGTTATAACTGGGCTGGTGGCAGAACAGGAAAGCATTATGCTGCTCAGGGGAATATTCTTGTTGACGAAAATACAGTCGATAAAATGGCCGAAACATTTGAAAGAACTTCAGGCTCTCTTGCGGATAGGTTGCTTGCCGCTCTAGCTGCGGGGCAGGAAGCAGGAGGCGATAAGCGGGGACAGCAGTCAGCAGCTCTTTATGTGGTGAAAAAGCACGGAGGTTATCTCGGGGTCAATGATCATTATATCGACCTTCGAGTTGATGATCACTCAGAGCCCATCAATGAACTGCAGCGCATCTATCTGCTTCATCAGCTTTATTTTGGTGTGACACAGCCAGATGATGTGCTGTTAGTGAAAGATGAAATAAAAAATGATGTTGCATTTCATTTGCGGCGTCTTGGTTATATTTCTTCTAACAAAATAGATGAAAGTCGTTTAATCGAAGCATTGACTGCCTTCATTCATAAAGAGAATTTCGAAAACAGGGAACTGAAAGAAGGACAGATTGATGCGAAAGTACTGGGTTTTTTAAAGTCCAAACAAGAAACACAACGCTGA
- a CDS encoding gamma-glutamylcyclotransferase family protein, whose protein sequence is MIKGGDWKVHHLIKQPSFLYFAYGSCMDDARFKAQQADQFFTDVLGQGVLKGYTLRFTRKQHDGGRADIVEEGGVVEGKVYRVTPEVLPYLYKREGFMRAYIVRLLCLSASKMKRLRRR, encoded by the coding sequence GTGATAAAGGGAGGCGACTGGAAAGTACACCATTTAATCAAACAGCCTTCATTTCTTTACTTTGCCTACGGGAGTTGTATGGATGACGCACGATTTAAAGCGCAGCAGGCAGATCAGTTTTTTACAGATGTTCTCGGGCAAGGAGTACTGAAGGGTTATACACTACGCTTCACACGCAAACAGCATGACGGGGGGCGTGCAGATATTGTTGAAGAGGGAGGTGTTGTTGAAGGGAAGGTGTATCGTGTAACACCTGAAGTTTTGCCTTATTTGTATAAGCGTGAGGGGTTCATGCGGGCATATATCGTCCGGCTGTTGTGTCTGTCGGCTTCCAAAATGAAGAGACTAAGGAGGCGTTGA